Sequence from the Paramisgurnus dabryanus chromosome 3, PD_genome_1.1, whole genome shotgun sequence genome:
AAAAatgccaaaaaaaaaatatatattgacaAATATAGCTTGTTCAAAACTCGGCTAAACGAGCCCCCATTTATATGTTACGTGCCTATCAAATAAAGTATGGATCAACATAACATATTAAAGACACAGAGATTCGATGACAGTTGAAGTgaataattttaattaaataataatatgccTTGATTTAGGCAGAGCATGGTGGCAAGaatgaacataaaaaaaacagaaaaacccTTAGCCACACTATTCTTCAAAGCAGATGAAACTTGCCTGCCTCCCGTTTAAAATAAAAGACAGAGTTTTGTGTGAGTCTTCCGGGTCCTCTTTCTCCTGCTCTCCACTAATCTACACTAAATATGCAAAACCCATCACCAGTTACCACCAGCTCTAAATAAATAGAATGAATTAGAAATAACAAACATCCATTCCTTATCGGAAACATGCTTGTGAAAAACAACAGTAAATTAGGGTCTAAAcaaattcaaaaaggaaaacAGCAGGTCGAGCCCGCACCAGAGCTAGAGGGCTCCGTCTGCCACCAGGAGCGGATGggaagtgagagagagagctcTACGATCTCCAAACTGGCGTCTTTAAAGCAGTTGCTCCGCCCACAATCACAGCCGACGGGGCTCCATGTGATCTGTACAGGAAATAGAGAACAGGTGGAAACAACCGCACTCAGCAGCAGTTAACCAAGTTAACCATGACCATTTAGCAACGTAACAGCCTACTAtaacccttatgaaaattagtacatgaacatgttttttttttaagtgtagtaaccatgtttttttttttttggtgtattgattactattaccAAAAGCCATGATTTCACTAcagtaaacatgttttttttaactgtggtaaaaccatggttaatgtTTGTAAGCGAagactgaatgcaataaaatgtttacttgCAGTTAAGGGAATCCATTGGATACTATTATACTCACAAAGATTGCTGTTTTGAGATTTTTTGCTATTATTAAAAGATAGTCCAATCTATAAGCATAGACTTCATTCATTAACCCGTACTAGCGAGCATAGTAATGATGATGCAGTGTATAGAAGAGAGATCTAAGTTGAGACAATTTTATGTGAATTcaaacatttaaattttatatatacacaGGTGCTGGTCAACAGAAAATAGAAGTTTGTCATAAAAGCAAAAGAGCTTgaaaattttttatttgggaGGTTTTACTGTCGCTGGAGGAAGCCATTACTGTGTGTCCACCAGAGTAACATTAAAGACATTTTGGATGCgttaacaaatatgacatttaattaatatgacAGCGATGCACATTTGTAGCCcatctaaaaataaaacagacaggagatcaagtgattgacgtttggacctctcattacatttacatgacgtTTACTTAATACCTAAAGCAGACGCTTTCATATAGATATTTAAAAAGTGAGAAAGGAAGGCGTGAAGATGTGTCATTACGTGACATCTTCTTTATATGTGTGGAAAAAATAAGTTGCCTATAATTAAGCAATATCGCTGGAGTAGGAGTGTGCTATTGCTCTTTATCAGGGGTGGcgaacgtcggtcctggagagccgcagtcctgcagattttagctaagactaaaaataatacaataaaataaacacttttgCAATCAATTCTGAGTGACTTGTACATGATTTTATtcattgaaaaaaataattaaaatgtaatgtatgTGTAACACATTCAGAAAAACATTAGTCTGCTATTTTCAAAAATTATGCAGTAAAGATGAATGGTTTTTTACATTAGCCAcatgtttttcatgtatttacACATTCACTTCACTAAGTCCAGTTGCATCACATTTTAATATGTTCATTTACTTGTAGAATATGTGCTTGAATACGGCCTACAGCCTGATGAATTTAAAACACCATCACTTTAAGTATGGTAAAAGGTGTAAAGACGTGACCTCATCATTGACAGTGAGTGGTATTGGACACACACAATAATAACAAAGCTGTAAGAAATCAGACCATGATGAGGAATGTAATATTTGATCGTTTATTTTCATTACTGTCGCTACTTCCTGCCATACTCATTCACCGCCGTCCCATTTGCGGCGTAAACTCCTCCTACTTGCACATTTCTGAAATCCCTCCTACTTGTGGCATAAGCTCCTCCCACTTGCGGCGTAAGCTCCTCTCACCTGCTGTCTCCGGGCTGCAGCGATACATACATGGATCCGACGGTCActtctcatgtctcattcaccagggagaaaactttgcagtacaaagtgaataacatttccaaaataaccaacataaacaactggtttacatcaaaattagtttaagcacacgttcggttgtgtagacgtagtaactatatcgttatgctaatccgtaaacgaacacaaatttcataagcaacacaatgttttatcaaagtagaatatctgaatccatctcaatacaaacatatcgcgtacctaccataccaaaataaacagtgcaacgaccctttcagactctttgcctcctgtagctgtttgcgtctcgtggtaaagcagtaaagttacggatgttaatttgggtgtttgctcttgctgatccaggcagtttttgctgttgttgttataaaagatgcctttagttttgtggctcctgtgtaggttttcaattcagcagaaaagtttgccattctcgctgtttacagacagaaggtgagcgcacgtgaacgcgccgatgatgTATGGTGTCTGCATGGACTCGcttgcgcggtgggaattcaaattacgcttgcGTATGAGGGACCAAAAAGGAAACGTCcattcggaccgaaatctatgatttgttgaacattttttggtcctatgCCTTTCatagatgacataaatttctaaacacagtgattgctttcaggatgtgaggagacttttaaccagcataactaaaaaagTTTCAGGAttaaatctgttaccctacctttaagaaaaaaatattttgcatacTTAATCGATCAGATGTACCCATTATATGTTCTGCCATGATTAATATTTACTAATGCTTCTTGTAAattgtaaatcatttttttaaaatgataacaGATGAAGCAAAAAGCACCATACACATTTAATTAGTAGTATCGGACAGATATCGGTATCGGCTGATATACAGATTTCTGGTGTCAGATCGGAAATGAAAATGTGGGATCGGGACACTCCTagtaacaacacaagcagctgtTATCTCACATACTTTCATATGCATCATTTTTAACAACTCACAAGTGGACAAAATGTGCCAATTCTAAAGgggaatgtgtctctctcatccacttataatccaatcgaccaCTTGTTTTTGCACCACACCTTTTTTCTTTGTATTGCCTGAcagactaaataatatttttttagtaaatagtGTTACAAATACCCCTAAAACAACATCATTTATTGTAACATTATTtgggggctcgtccgggatcTAAATAATATTTCCTGGAGTGTATTGAGTTGTTATTGAACTCGATTTCACTTAAATCATAAGTAGACATTCCAaacattatgtagacatttatcttttgttagTAAGACAAGAATTCGTTCTTttactcggcgcagtaacaccctccctctcccattatgagagtgagaaggggagcggacttttcaggcgagtcgaagtactcccaaaagtgctattacgccttaaaatatagttcctcttttaaatccacttagaaaagcgctaagttttattttgtaccaccaaacttgctcgtataactactcgtcttaaataggaaaaacgttgatgtgtttgatcacttctaactttatctctgattggtaccattgaatgaatggggctaagctaaatgctattgaagtgtcgcagcgcgctccagcgcttgcgtgcacgcacacagataatagagggatgtatcaacaattcttagttaaggtaataacatagtttaatattgaaaatgagtagactattcttTTAAAGTTATAGTAAATTTTTCTGACACGTTTCTAAACGAagttcactgagggagagagaacaaaatgcgcaaaatgtttattttcttaatagatactttaaagttttaaatgatgtataaatcatatctgtatgtccaaaatcagcagagtaatctaatctaagtctctttgcggagtaattgaaaaataaagaatttGCGGTGCCTGCGCATTAATTAGGCCTATGATTAATTAGttcaaaaaagaaataaaaaacagtCCTAACTATAAGAAAACAAGTTTACAAAAAGGTAAAATCTAATGTTTGGTGATATTGGAAACACCAAAAGTGTTATAGGGTTTTGAACACAGCACAAGAGTTAAACTACAAGAGCAGAAATTGACAATAGAAATGACATAATGTACTTTACGTTAAAAATATCATGGATATATGAcaatctcaaatgtgttttgttttgtcaCTCTGGTTTATCAATATGAACTATTTACTGTCTTCATTTTAGATATGATGGAAGTGAAAGAGGAGAGTCAAGCTGAAGTGGATGAAAAACAtcagattgtaaaaataaaccataatGTTTCACAGAAAGAAACTCTGAAGACAGAAGACATAAAGTGTGAAAATAGTTTCAGTGAAGATGAACGCCCTGCAGATCACAAGAGGACTCACAGTAAGCAGAAACCTTTcacatgtcaacagtgtggaaagagttttagaaCAAAAGATAACCTTAAAGCACACATGAGGAtccacactggagagaaaccattcacatgtcaacagtgtggaaagagtttcacctTTCAAACGAACCTTAACCGCCACATGAAAACTCACAGTGGGGAAAAGCCACACGCATGCCATCACTGTGACAAGAGTTTCATAGATAAAAGTCAACTTAAGAAACACAtaagagttcacactggagagaaacctttcacgtgtcaacagtgtggaaagagtttttcTATTGAAAGTAACCTTAAGATACACgcaagaattcacactggagagaaacctttcacGTGTCCACAGTGTGAAAAGCGTTTCATAGATAAACATGGACTTGAGATTCATGTGAGAagtcacactggagaaaaaccttacatatgctctcagtgtgaaaagagttttacaTGTCGAAGTAATCTTAAGACACACATGAAAGTTCACACTAGAGAAAAACTGTTCACATGTcttcagtgtgaaaagagtttcatAAATAAACGTGGACTTAATAATCACATGAGAAGTCACACTAAAGAGAAACCGTTCAAATGCCATGAGTGTAAAAAGAGTTTCAAAACAAAAGCTTATattaaaatacatgcaagatTTCACACTCAATAGAAACCATTCatgtgtcaacagtgtggatATGGCAACAAAGTTTATAAATCAGCTGAGGTCTTTTTAataaaactgtgcgtaggatccttacttaaagagccacacagatccaaaatTGAAACTGACctgtattgcagtgtgtcatgtagctgtccatcaatgtaaacaatgtgcaaagtagttgaaccaaaaagtgcacgattaataaagttattggcATCTAAAGTAGGGAGTCGACTCTGAATCGCTGAAACGAGTCGTCATATGGATTGAATCTCCTGCCTGACTTTATCCACATAATACGTAATAACATAATGGTtcagtacccactttatttggaacaacatgcaTCTCCTAACCATAACTTGTAAGTATGATTATAgctacatacttgcttaaatgagtgtaaaaattTGAATGTCTGTTGTCGTTTTTATAACTTGGactaatgatgaatgatgtgtattgatgatgttgtttaaactcttaatatactttcagagagtcacgttagcaagtGGCTAACGTATGCTGCACTTAcggttttgctatgacccggttagtttacataaatgcttaaaggtattgcggaagattttcttttttcgggtggatcatcaagactattggtcctcctagttgtcaatcaggagtgttgcgcaattgcattttttaaaaagtgaagaaggcggttcttttctaaaattcaagaaaatcctccgctacacctttaaatgagtgtaaaatagtttctgtcatcatttttattgcttggattaatgataaatgatgtgtattgatgtAAATAATCTGCCACTGATAaatgatgtgtattgatgtAAATAATCTGCCACTGATCTgtgtcagttgaccaatcagagcagagtaggctaCTGAAAGGTGGGGTTTAGGCTAGGGCTGGGTCAGAATATTCGATTATTCAAATATTCGTTTGGTGGGTTGtagggttgtgacaattaatcgggcaaatgcgcgttttctcaatgaatgaatttgaatgaattacggtgataTGCAACCACATCCAAAAcccagagggcgctctcatgcagaaacacCATTTGTGctacagaagaagtagcattactaatgctgcgttccaggcaacctgtaacccgtaactcacgacttcaaaaccacgactctgaactgggagtacatcgatctagtacgagttcacgggtgggaagtcacgggtttgactgccgttccagtgcaatttcaccggtagaaggttgtaaaaacacgagttacaggctgcctggaacgcatagggtcgtgagtcgtggttttgaagttgtaactcacgggtttaaaaacctgcctggaacgaaGCATAACACTACTCCAGGAAATATCTAGAggcatatttatatcgctgttcttcagattgtttcaggtattttcatgatgataataaataatattttaaatgattgtgtttgacgagtgttgcttttttaaatgcacgttataaacgagtcaaacttgtagtgattttaaattgataaggacttcctactgatcacggagccgtagtacatgcacaagctgtgcatgaaacactgaatcggagccttacgattcagaatcgattttagacaggtctttttaatgggaatGGGAATgcgatgcatcgatgcacatcACTAGCGGGTTGGCATTCGATTTTTAATTTTAAGGTTTGAATGTCCTATTTGTCTCAACATTATTAGCTGCAGAGACCGCCAAGCAGGAAGAGCACTTTACTCTCCTGCTCTACAGGTGGCGGTGTGGCGCTGAGAACCTGGCTTGCAACTGCCACCAAACCCCACAAGAAGATCGTGCTTGTGTTGGCTAGAGGCTTGACCGCATTAATGCTTAATAATTGTCAAATACATTACATTCAAGCAGTGCTGGGCAAGCTACTTGGAAAATGTAGTGAGCTAAGCTACCAGTTACTTAACATTAAATAAAGCTTCACTACACTGAAGCTACCCCCCTGGGAAATGTAGCAAGCTAAGCTTCATCAAAAGTAGCTTGCTACATCCaagctacttttttatttttaaccagttttattatgtaattatttattcagtttccATTTAGAATTTTGATAATTATAGGCAATTAAAGCATAATGTAGACCTAGGTACTTCACATTACGGGGCGGTTTCCTAGACAGGTCTCATTCTActcccagaataaaatgcatgagtgagctgccttaatttaaaaacaccttgcccTGCATACCTTAACACAGCTCCGAAACTTTCAGAGGGGTACGCGGATCTGGAGCTACCTCTACCATCATTTAAAATCAACTCCAGACACAGTAACGAGACCCGCCCTCCCTTTCACCCTGATTGCCCCTGACCTGACCCTGACTGTGTGAAACAACTAATCAAATTGATGACGGCAGTGACATTACCCAATCAGAGGTAGAGCACGAGTCTTCACAGAAAGCGAGTGGTAATGTTTTGTATGAATAAAGGCTGCACAACTTGAAAATACGGGAAAACAACGTCCCGTGTCGATTCAAAATGACGCGCttattcacaaattcaggacaACTTCAGAAATGTTTGGAAAATTGTAGCTTGTGTGGAAGCTACCGGACTACTTGGTCAAAAAAAAGAGCTTAAATTCAGGACAACTCCAGAAATGTTTGGAAAATTGTAGCTTGTGTGGAAGCTACCGCACTACTTGGTCAAAAAAAGAGCTTAGCTACTAAAGAGCTATTTGATTTAGAAAGCAGCTAAGCTACCGCCAAGCTACTGAAAAATGTAGTTAAACTACTAGCTTCGCTACTTGTAGTGAAGCTACTGCCCGGCACTGCATTCAAGATGCCAGTATGTCACCAGGAGTCAGAAGGATTACTTGTATATCTGCTTTTGAGTTCTCAAAGTTGTGGATCTATTGACTTGCATTAAACGACAGGGCTACTGAAGAAAAAAGTCACCAACATGTCGGATAGCCTGATGGTCAGTAAATAAACTTGATATTGAAGGTATGCTAACGTGTTCTTTATTATAGTTTGTTAAACTcctttcttttatttaaatggcctaccttat
This genomic interval carries:
- the LOC135768947 gene encoding uncharacterized protein; protein product: MLMLVKEELEKMTDTQPCRIKEEDTEEQIDMMEVKEESQAEVDEKHQIVKINHNVSQKETLKTEDIKCENSFSEDERPADHKRTHSKQKPFTCQQCGKSFRTKDNLKAHMRIHTGEKPFTCQQCGKSFTFQTNLNRHMKTHSGEKPHACHHCDKSFIDKSQLKKHIRVHTGEKPFTCQQCGKSFSIESNLKIHARIHTGEKPFTCPQCEKRFIDKHGLEIHVRSHTGEKPYICSQCEKSFTCRSNLKTHMKVHTREKLFTCLQCEKSFINKRGLNNHMRSHTKEKPFKCHECKKSFKTKAYIKIHARFHTQ